From the Budorcas taxicolor isolate Tak-1 chromosome 1, Takin1.1, whole genome shotgun sequence genome, one window contains:
- the USP16 gene encoding ubiquitin carboxyl-terminal hydrolase 16, translating to MGKKRTKGKTVPIDDSSESLEPMCRHIRKGLEQGNLKKALVNVEWNICQDCKMDNKVKDKSEEETEENPSVWLCLKCGHQGCGRNSQEQHALKHYMKPRSEPHCLVLSLDNWSVWCYLCDDEVQYCNSNRLGQVVDYVRKQAGNTTPKSAAKDNGNIELENKKLEKESKNEQEREKKENMARENPSMNSTSQITVKGLSNLGNTCFFNAVMQNLSQTPVLRELLKEVKMSGTIVKIEPPDLALTEPLEINLEPPGPLTLAMSQFLNEMQETKKGVVTPRELFSQVCKKAVRFKGYQQQDSQELLRYLLDGMRAEEHQRVSKGILKAFGNSTEKVDEELKSKVKEYEKKKSVPSFVDRIFGGELTSTIMCDECRTVSLVHESFLDLSLPVLDDQSGKKSINDKNLKKTMEDEDKDSEEEKDNDSYLKERNDIPSGTSKHLEKKAKRQARKQAKNQRRQQKIQGKVLHLNDVYAIDHPEDNECEVEMSLQGEADIKSNHISQEEVAPKEYCVNQKDLNGHEKMIGSITDDQKSTEKAAMKNVSVDNDLEVLASSATECPRNLNGAYLKEGSNGEVDISSGFENLNLNAALQPDEINIEILDDDPTPGTKVYEVVNEDPETAFCTLANREAFNTDECSVQHCLYQFTRNEKLRDANKLLCEVCTRRQYSGPKANMKGERKHVYTNAKKQMLISLAPPVLTLHFKRFQQAGFNLRKVNKHIKFPEILDLAPFCTLKCKNVAEEHTRVLYSLYGVVEHSGTMRSGHYTAYAKTRTANTHLSNLVLHGDIPQDFEMESTKGQWFHISDTHVQAVPITKVLNSQAYLLFYERIL from the exons GGCTGTGGCAGAAATTCTCAGGAGCAACACGCTTTGAAGCACTACATGAAACCAAGATCTGAACCTCATTGCCTGGTTCTTAGTTTGGACAACTGGAGTGTATG GTGTTACCTATGTGACGATGAAGTCCAGTATTGTAATTCAAACCGATTGGGTCAGGTGGTTGATTATGTTAGAAAGCAGGCTGGTAATACAACTCCAAAATCAG cagcaaaAGATAATGGTAATAttgaacttgaaaataaaaagctagaaaaggagagtaaaaatgagcaagagagagaaaaaaaggaaaacatggcGAGAGAAAATCCTTCCATGAATTCTACTTCCCAAATAACTGTGAAAGGACTCAGTAATTTGGGAAATACATGTTTCTTCAATGCAGTTATGCAG AATTTGTCACAAACACCAGTACTTAGAGAACTactaaaagaagtaaaaatgtctGGAACAATTGTAAAAATTGAACCACCTGATTTGGCACTAACA GAACCCTTAGAAATAAATCTTGAGCCACCAGGCCCTCTTACGCTAGCCATGAGCCAGTTTCTCAACGAGATGCAAGAGACCAAAAAGGGAGTCGTGACACCCAGAGAGCTCTTTTCTCAGGTCTGTAAAAA AGCAGTGCGATTTAAAGGCTACCAGCAACAGGACAGTCAGGAGCTGCTTCGCTATTTATTGGATGGAATGAGAGCAGAAGAACATCAG agAGTGAGTAAAGGAATTCTTAAAGCATTTGGTAATTCTACTGAAAAAGTGGATGAAGAACTGAAAAGTAAAGTTAAAG agtatgaaaagaaaaaatcagtacCAAGTTTTGTGGACCGAATATTTGGTGGTGAGCTGACTAGTACAATCATGTGTGATGAATGCAGAACT GTCTCCTTGGTTCATGAATCTTTCCTTGATTTGTCTCTACCGGTTTTAGATGATCAG AGTGGCAAGAAAAGTATAAatgataaaaatctgaaaaagacaaTGGAAGATGAAGATAAAGATAGCGAGGAAGAAAAAGATAATGACAGTTACCTAAAGGAGAGAAACGATATTCCTTCAGGAACAAGTAAGCACttagagaaaaaagcaaagaggCAAGCCAGGAAGCAAGCCAAG AACCAACGAAGACAACAGAAAATTCAAGGGAAAGTTCTTCATTTAAATGATGTCTATGCCATTGACCATCCTGAAGATAATGAATGTGAAGTTGAAATGTCACTTCAGGGAGAAGCAGATATTAAATCCAACCATATCTCACAAGAGGAAGTTGCACCTAAAGAATATTGTGTTAATCAGAAAGATTTGAACGGCCATGAAAAAATGATAGGAAGTATAACTGACGATCAAAAATCCACAGAGAAAGCAGCTATGAAAAATGTCAGTGTGGATAATGATCTGGAGGTTTTGGCATCATCTGCCACTGAATGTCCTAGGAATTTAAACGGTGCCTACCTGAAGGAAGGGAGCAATGGGGAAGTGGACATTTCCAGTGGTTTTGAGAACCTTAACTTGAATGCTGCTCTGCAACCTGACGAAATAAATATAGAGATTCTGGATGACGATCCTACTCCCGGGACGAAGGTATATGAGGTTGTAAATGAAGATCCAGAGACTGCTTTCTGTACACTCGCAAATAGGGAGGCTTTCAACACCGATGAGTGTTCCGTCCAACACTGTTTGTATCAGTTCACTCGAAATGAGAAACTTCGGGATGCTAATAAACTGCTTTGTGAAGTGTGCACGCGCAGACAATACAGTGGACCAAAGGCAAATATGAAAG GCGAAAGGAAGCATGTTTACACCAATGCTAAGAAGCAGATGCTAATTTCTCTTGCTCCTCCAGTTCTCACTCTTCATTTCAAGAGATTTCAGCAG GCTGGTTTTAACCTACGCAAagttaacaaacacataaaatttcCAGAAATCTTAGATTTGGCTCCTTTTTGTACCCTTAAGTGTAAG AATGTTGCTGAAGAACATACTCGGGTACTGTATTCCTTATATGGAGTCGTTGAACACAGTGGTACCATGAGGTCAGGGCATTATACTGCCTACGCAAAGACAAGAACTGCGAACACTCATCTCTCTAACCTTGTTCTCCACGGTGATATTCCACAAG ATTTTGAAATGGAATCAACCAAAGGACAGTGGTTTCACATCAGCGACACTCACGTGCAAGCTGTGCCTATAACTAAAGTACTAAATTCACAGGCTTACCTCCTATTTTATGAGAGAATACTGTAA